The Mobula birostris isolate sMobBir1 chromosome 6, sMobBir1.hap1, whole genome shotgun sequence genome has a window encoding:
- the ddx18 gene encoding ATP-dependent RNA helicase DDX18 — protein MADLHMKIIRKRLKKKNEKIKSANVLTNPKVIQQKEVENEIPPESAKTELKTAKVPKTPSLVKEEADLKSVSEIKKKKKRKHASSIQEGEVKKLKTGEFNGRGELEMNKADSLEVEQDQKDEVNEEKPEDEGPTLPMGLTGAFEDSAFSSLSDLVSENTLKGIADMSFTHMTQIQQKSIRPLLEGRDILAAAKTGSGKTLAFLIPAVELIYKLKFMPRNGTGVLILSPTRELAMQTYGVLKELMAHHVHTYGLLMGGSNRTAEAQKLANGINIIIATPGRLLDHMQNTPGFMYKNLQCLIIDEADRILEVGFEEELKQIIRLLPKRRQTMLFSATQTRKVEDLARISLKKEPLYVGVDDDKETATVDGLEQGYVVCPSEKRFLLLFTFLKKNRKKKLMVFFSSCMSVKYHYELLNYIDLPVMAIHGKQKQTKRTSTFFQFCNANDGILLCTDVAARGLDIPEVDWIVQYDPPDDPKEYIHRVGRTARGLNGQGHALLILRAEELGFLRYLKQARVPLNEFEFSWSKITNIQSQLEKLIEKNYYLHKSAQEAYKSYIRAYDSHSLKDIYSVSTLDLPKVALSFGFTVPPYVDLNINASKGMKLKKRGGGGGFGYQKSKNVRKAKIFKQVGKNRGDTRQFSR, from the exons ATGGCGGATTTACACATGAAGATTATCCGCAAACGGTTAAAGAAGAAAAACGAGAAAATTAAAAGCGCTAATGTACTCACAAACCCAAAAG TGATCCAGCAAAaggaagtggaaaatgaaatccCACCAGAATCAGCGAAGACTGAATTAAAAACTGCCAAGGtaccaaaaactccgagccttgTGAAAGAAGAAGCTGATCTGAAATCTGTATCAGAAatcaaaaagaagaagaaaagaaagcatgCAAGTAGCATCCAGGAAGGTG AAGTCAAAAAGCTAAAAACTGGAGAATTCAATGGAAGGGGTGAACTGGAGATGAACAAAGCTGATAGCTTAGAGGTGGAGCAAGATCAGAAGGATGAGGTAAACGAAGAGAAACCTGAAGATGAAGGACCAACATTGCCTATGGGCTTGACAG GAGCTTTTGAAGACAGTGCTTTTTCTTCCTTGAGTGACTTGGTTAGTGAGAATACTTTAAAAGGCATCGCTGATATGAGCTTTACTCACATGACTCAAATTCAACAGAAAAGCATTCGGCCTTTGCTGGAGGGCAG ggATATTTTGGCTGCTGCTAAGACTGGCAGTGGGAAAACATTGGCATTCCTTATTCCTGCTGTTGAGCTGATCTACAAACTGAAGTTCATGCCAAGAAATG GGACAGGTGTCCTCATTCTTTCACCAACCCGGGAGTTAGCCATGCAGACATACGGTGTTCTGAAAGAACTAATGGCACACCATGTTCATACTTACGGATTACTCATGGGAGGCAGTAACAGAACTGCAGAAGCACAAAAACTGGCAAATGGAATCAACATCATAATAGCAACCCCAGGAAGACTTTTGGATCATATGCAG AACACGCCAGGATTTATGTATAAGAACCTGCAATGCCTGATAATAGATGAAGCAGATCGTATCCTAGAAGTGGGATTTgaagaggaactgaaacagataaTCAGACTTTTGCCAA AACGGCGACAGACAATGCTTTTCTCTGCTACACAAACTCGAAAGGTAGAAGATTTGGCCAGAATCTCTTTGAAGAAAGAGCCCTTGTACGTTGGTGTTGATGATGACAAAGAAACTGCAACTGTAGATGGTCTTGAACAA GGTTATGTGGTTTGCCCATCTGAGAAAAgattccttttgctcttcactttTCTGAAGAAGAATCGTAAGAAGAAGCTCATGGTTTTCTTCTCATCGTGCATGTCTGTGAAGTATCACTATGAGCTACTGAATTACATTGACCTACCTGTAATGGCAATCCAT GGCAAGCAAAAGCAGACAAAACGTACATCCACCTTCTTCCAGTTTTGTAATGCAAACGATGGAATATTGCTCTGTACAGATGTCGCTGCCAGAGGCTTAGATATTCCTGAAGTTGACTGGATTGTACAGTATGACCCTCCTGATGATCCAAAG GAATATATCCATCGTGTTGGTAGGACTGCACGAGGGCTTAATGGCCAAGGACATGCCTtacttatcctgagagcagaagaGTTGGGTTTTCTTCGTTATCTCAAACAGGCCAGA GTACCTCTAAATGAATTTGAATTTTCTTGGAGCAAGATTACAAACATACAGTCCCAG cTTGAAAAACTAATAGAAAAAAATTACTACTTGCACAAATCAGCACAGGAAGCTTACAAGTCTTATATCCGAGCCTATGATTCTCATTCTCTCAAGGACATCTACAGTGTCAGCACCTTGGATTTGCCGAAAGTGGCTTTGTCATTTGGATTCACAGTACCACCATATGTTGATCTCA